From one Mycobacterium colombiense CECT 3035 genomic stretch:
- a CDS encoding TetR/AcrR family transcriptional regulator, whose protein sequence is MTTVGQTRALRGRRAIRPTGDEREQAILATAERLLEERSLADISVDDLAKGAGISRPTFYFYFKSKEAVLLSLLEPVIARADSEFDGAVHRLPADPRRVWRNGIKAFFTAFSTHRAVARTATEALATSTELRSLWSGYMQKWIDQTAAMITAERARGAAPDNIPAADLATSLNQMNERTMMAALSAETPAVEAARVVDTLTHIWISSIYGESG, encoded by the coding sequence GTGACTACCGTCGGCCAGACCCGCGCCCTGCGCGGCCGCCGCGCCATCCGCCCGACGGGCGACGAGCGCGAACAGGCCATTCTCGCGACCGCCGAACGACTGCTGGAAGAACGTTCGCTGGCCGACATTTCCGTCGATGACCTGGCCAAAGGCGCCGGTATCTCGCGGCCGACGTTCTACTTCTACTTCAAGTCCAAAGAGGCGGTGCTGCTCTCCCTGCTCGAGCCGGTGATCGCCCGGGCCGACTCCGAGTTCGACGGCGCCGTGCATCGGCTGCCGGCCGATCCGCGCCGGGTGTGGCGCAACGGCATCAAGGCGTTCTTCACCGCATTCAGCACACACCGGGCCGTGGCGCGGACCGCGACCGAGGCGCTGGCCACCAGCACGGAATTGCGGTCGCTCTGGTCCGGCTACATGCAGAAATGGATCGACCAGACCGCGGCCATGATCACCGCGGAACGCGCACGCGGCGCAGCACCGGACAACATCCCGGCCGCCGACCTGGCCACGTCGCTGAACCAGATGAACGAGCGCACCATGATGGCCGCGCTCTCCGCCGAAACACCCGCGGTCGAGGCGGCGCGGGTCGTCGACACCCTCACCCACATCTGGATCAGCAGCATCTACGGGGAATCCGGCTAG
- the dinB gene encoding DNA polymerase IV, giving the protein MFVRCDASILHADLDSFYASVEQRDDPTLRGRPVIVGGGVVLAASYEAKAFGVRTAMGGSQARRLCPQAVVVPPRMSAYSRASDAVFEVFRDCSPIVEALSVDEAFLDVGGLRRVSGTPVAIAERLRADVRDRVGLPITVGVARTKFLAKVASQEAKPDGLLLVPPDQELTFLRPLPVRRLWGVGAVTAEKLRAHGIVTVADVAELSESTLGSIVGGAMGRQLYALSRNIDRRRVTTGVRRRSVGAQRALGRAGNTMSPSEIDAVVVNLIDRITGRMRAAGRTGRTVVLRMRFADFTRATRSHTLPWATSSTAPLLAAARRLVADAAPLIAQRGLTLVGFAVSGIDRSGSQQLMLPFGEPTHRVPGDDVDAAIDRVRRRYGKSALTPAVLLGRDPGFEMPHLPD; this is encoded by the coding sequence ATGTTCGTGCGGTGCGATGCGTCCATCCTGCACGCGGACCTCGACTCCTTCTACGCGTCCGTAGAACAGCGCGACGACCCGACCTTGCGCGGCCGGCCGGTGATCGTGGGCGGCGGTGTGGTGCTGGCTGCGAGCTACGAGGCCAAGGCCTTCGGGGTGCGCACCGCCATGGGCGGGTCCCAAGCCCGGCGGTTGTGCCCGCAGGCCGTCGTGGTGCCCCCGCGGATGAGCGCCTATTCGCGTGCCAGCGACGCGGTCTTCGAGGTGTTCCGGGATTGCTCCCCGATCGTCGAGGCGCTGTCGGTCGACGAGGCCTTCCTCGATGTCGGCGGCCTGCGTCGGGTCAGCGGCACGCCGGTCGCGATCGCCGAGCGGCTGCGGGCCGACGTGCGCGACCGCGTCGGCCTGCCGATCACCGTCGGCGTCGCCCGCACGAAGTTCCTCGCCAAGGTCGCCAGCCAGGAGGCCAAGCCGGACGGGCTGCTGCTGGTGCCGCCCGATCAGGAGCTGACCTTCCTGCGGCCGCTGCCGGTGCGCCGGCTCTGGGGCGTGGGCGCGGTGACGGCAGAGAAGCTGCGCGCGCACGGCATCGTGACCGTCGCCGACGTCGCCGAGCTCAGCGAGTCCACGCTGGGCTCCATCGTGGGCGGCGCGATGGGTCGCCAGCTCTACGCGCTGTCGCGCAATATCGACCGCCGCCGGGTGACCACCGGCGTCCGTCGCCGGTCCGTCGGCGCGCAGCGGGCGCTGGGCCGCGCCGGAAACACCATGTCGCCCAGCGAGATCGACGCCGTGGTGGTCAACCTGATCGACCGCATCACCGGTCGCATGCGCGCCGCTGGGCGCACCGGTCGCACGGTGGTGCTGCGGATGCGCTTCGCCGACTTCACCCGCGCGACCCGATCGCACACCTTGCCGTGGGCCACGTCGTCCACCGCGCCGCTGCTGGCCGCCGCGCGCCGGCTGGTCGCGGACGCGGCACCGCTCATCGCGCAGCGCGGCCTGACATTGGTCGGGTTCGCGGTGTCGGGCATCGACCGCAGCGGCTCCCAGCAGCTGATGCTGCCCTTCGGCGAGCCGACGCATCGCGTGCCGGGCGACGACGTCGACGCGGCCATCGACCGGGTGCGCCGCCGCTATGGCAAGTCGGCGCTCACGCCCGCCGTGCTGCTGGGCCGCGACCCCGGCTTCGAAATGCCGCATCTGCCGGACTAA
- a CDS encoding PHP domain-containing protein, with product MDPVAALRQIAYFKDRSRHDPRRVMAYRNAADIIEGLDEATRERHGQANSWQSLPGIGPKTAKVIDQAWSGREPDLLVELRAGAEDLGGGDIRSALRGDLHLHSDWSDGSAPIDEMMASAAALGHEYCALTDHSPRLTIANGLSPERLRKQLDVIDGLREKFAPMRILTGIEVDILDDGSLDQEPELLERLDVVVASVHSKLSMDAAAMTRRMLRAVANPHADVLGHCTGRLVSGNRGIRPESKFDAEAVFAACRDHGTAVEINSRPERRDPPTRLLNLALEIGCVFSIDTDAHAPGQLDFLGYGAQRALDAGVPVERIVNTWPAEKLLEWTGAN from the coding sequence ATGGATCCGGTAGCGGCATTACGGCAGATCGCCTACTTCAAGGACCGCAGCCGCCACGACCCCCGGCGCGTGATGGCCTACCGCAACGCGGCCGACATCATCGAGGGCCTCGACGAGGCGACCAGGGAGCGGCACGGCCAGGCCAACAGCTGGCAGTCGCTGCCGGGGATCGGGCCCAAGACGGCCAAGGTCATCGACCAGGCGTGGTCCGGCCGCGAGCCCGACCTGCTGGTCGAACTGCGTGCCGGCGCAGAGGATCTCGGCGGCGGCGACATCCGCTCCGCGCTGCGCGGCGATCTGCACCTGCACTCCGACTGGTCGGACGGCTCCGCGCCCATCGACGAGATGATGGCCTCCGCCGCGGCGCTGGGCCACGAGTACTGCGCGCTGACCGACCACTCGCCGCGGCTGACCATCGCCAACGGCCTGTCGCCGGAACGGTTACGCAAACAGCTCGACGTGATCGACGGCCTGCGGGAGAAATTCGCGCCGATGCGCATCCTGACCGGGATCGAGGTCGACATCCTCGACGACGGCAGCCTGGACCAGGAACCCGAGTTGCTGGAGCGCCTCGACGTGGTGGTGGCCAGCGTGCATTCCAAGCTGTCAATGGACGCCGCGGCGATGACCCGGCGCATGCTGCGCGCGGTGGCCAATCCGCACGCCGATGTGCTGGGTCACTGCACCGGCAGGCTGGTGTCGGGGAATCGCGGCATCCGGCCGGAGTCCAAGTTCGACGCCGAGGCGGTGTTCGCCGCGTGCCGCGACCACGGCACCGCGGTGGAGATCAACTCCCGGCCCGAGCGCCGTGATCCGCCGACGCGGCTGCTGAACCTGGCGCTGGAGATCGGGTGCGTGTTCAGCATCGACACCGACGCCCACGCGCCCGGCCAGCTGGATTTCCTCGGGTACGGCGCCCAGCGGGCGTTGGACGCTGGCGTGCCCGTCGAGCGGATCGTGAACACCTGGCCGGCCGAAAAGTTACTGGAGTGGACGGGCGCCAATTAG
- a CDS encoding LLM class F420-dependent oxidoreductase, whose translation MRFAFKTSPQDTTWAQMLAVWQAADDIEVYESGWTFDHFYPIFSDSSGPCLEGWTTLTALAQATQRLRVGTLVTGIHYRHPAVLANMAAALDIISNGRLELGIGAGWNEEESGAYGIELGSIKERFDRFEEACEVLTSLLSEETTDFDGKFYQLKGARNEPKGPQRPHPPICIGGSGEKRTLRITARYAQHWNFVGGPPDVFAHKRDVLASHCADIGRDPKEITLSAHLRLEPDLDYGKVIADAAGLAAEGLDLGIVYLPPPHDPAVLEPLAEAIRDSGLWTP comes from the coding sequence ATGCGATTCGCGTTCAAGACATCCCCGCAAGACACCACCTGGGCACAAATGCTGGCCGTCTGGCAGGCGGCCGACGACATCGAGGTCTACGAATCCGGGTGGACCTTCGACCACTTCTATCCGATCTTCTCCGACAGCAGCGGGCCGTGCCTGGAGGGCTGGACGACGTTGACCGCGCTCGCGCAGGCCACCCAGCGACTGCGGGTGGGCACCCTGGTCACCGGGATCCATTACCGCCATCCCGCGGTGCTGGCCAACATGGCGGCCGCCCTCGACATCATTTCGAACGGGCGGCTCGAACTGGGGATCGGCGCCGGCTGGAACGAGGAAGAGTCCGGGGCCTACGGCATCGAGCTGGGCAGCATCAAGGAGCGCTTCGACCGCTTCGAGGAGGCGTGCGAGGTGCTGACCAGCCTGCTCAGCGAGGAGACCACCGACTTCGACGGCAAGTTCTACCAGCTCAAGGGGGCCCGCAACGAGCCCAAGGGCCCGCAGCGGCCGCACCCGCCGATCTGCATCGGCGGCAGCGGGGAGAAGCGCACCCTGCGGATCACCGCCCGCTACGCCCAGCACTGGAACTTCGTGGGCGGGCCGCCCGACGTCTTCGCCCACAAGCGTGACGTGCTGGCCTCGCATTGCGCGGACATCGGACGCGACCCCAAGGAGATCACGCTCTCGGCCCACCTGCGGCTGGAGCCCGACCTCGATTACGGCAAGGTCATCGCCGACGCCGCCGGGTTGGCGGCCGAGGGCTTGGATCTGGGCATCGTCTACCTGCCGCCGCCACACGACCCGGCCGTGCTGGAGCCGCTCGCCGAGGCGATCCGCGACTCGGGTCTATGGACGCCGTGA
- a CDS encoding glutamate synthase subunit beta, whose amino-acid sequence MADPSGFLKYTRRELPKRRPVPIRLRDWREVYEEFDNETLREQATRCMDCGIPFCHNGCPLGNLIPEWNDLVRRDRWRDAIERLHATNNFPDFTGRLCPAPCEPACVLGINQDPVTIKQIELEIIDKAFDEGWVRPLPPEQKTGKKVAVVGSGPAGLAAAQQLTRAGHTVTVFERADRIGGLLRYGIPEFKMEKRVLDRRLDQMRAEGTEFRTSVNVGVDITAEQLRADFDAVVLAGGATAARDLPIPGRELDGIHQAMEYLPWGNRVQEGDDVLGPDGQPPITAKDKKVVIIGGGDTGADCLGTAHRQGAAIIHQFEIMPRPPETRAPSTPWPTYPLMYRVSSAHEEGGERVFSVNTEEFVGEDGHVTALKAHEVTMQDGKFVKVEGSEFELEVDLVLLAMGFVGPEKEGLLTDLAVKFTERGNVARGADFDTSVPGVFVAGDMGRGQSLIVWAIAEGRAAAAAADRFLMGTTALPAPVKPTAVPLQ is encoded by the coding sequence ATGGCTGATCCGAGCGGCTTCCTGAAGTACACGCGTCGGGAACTGCCGAAGCGCCGGCCTGTCCCGATTCGGTTGCGCGACTGGCGCGAGGTCTACGAAGAATTCGACAACGAGACGTTGCGCGAGCAGGCGACCCGCTGCATGGACTGCGGGATTCCGTTCTGCCACAACGGTTGCCCGCTGGGCAACCTGATTCCGGAGTGGAACGACCTGGTGCGCAGGGATCGGTGGCGCGACGCCATCGAACGGCTGCACGCCACCAACAACTTCCCGGATTTCACCGGGCGCCTGTGCCCCGCTCCGTGCGAGCCGGCCTGTGTGCTCGGCATCAACCAGGATCCCGTGACGATCAAGCAGATCGAGCTGGAGATCATCGACAAGGCCTTCGACGAGGGCTGGGTGCGGCCGTTGCCGCCGGAGCAGAAGACCGGAAAGAAGGTCGCCGTGGTCGGTTCCGGGCCGGCGGGTCTGGCCGCCGCCCAGCAGCTGACCCGCGCCGGTCACACGGTCACCGTGTTCGAGCGTGCCGATCGCATCGGTGGGCTGCTGCGCTACGGCATCCCGGAATTCAAGATGGAAAAGCGTGTCCTCGACCGCCGGCTGGACCAGATGCGGGCCGAGGGAACCGAATTCCGGACCAGCGTCAACGTCGGGGTCGACATCACCGCCGAGCAACTGCGCGCCGACTTCGACGCCGTGGTGCTGGCCGGCGGTGCCACCGCGGCCCGTGATCTGCCGATCCCCGGCCGTGAACTGGACGGCATCCATCAGGCGATGGAATACCTGCCGTGGGGCAACCGCGTGCAGGAGGGCGACGACGTGCTGGGGCCCGATGGCCAGCCGCCGATCACGGCCAAGGACAAGAAGGTCGTCATCATCGGTGGCGGCGACACCGGCGCCGACTGCCTGGGCACCGCGCACCGCCAGGGCGCGGCGATCATCCACCAGTTCGAGATCATGCCGCGCCCGCCGGAGACGCGCGCCCCGTCCACCCCGTGGCCGACCTACCCGCTGATGTACCGGGTCTCCTCGGCGCACGAGGAGGGCGGCGAGCGGGTGTTCTCGGTCAACACCGAGGAATTCGTCGGCGAAGACGGTCACGTGACGGCGCTCAAGGCGCACGAGGTGACCATGCAGGACGGCAAGTTCGTCAAGGTGGAGGGCTCCGAGTTCGAGCTCGAGGTCGACCTGGTGCTGCTGGCGATGGGATTCGTCGGGCCCGAGAAGGAGGGCCTGCTCACCGACCTCGCGGTGAAGTTCACCGAGCGCGGCAACGTGGCCCGCGGCGCCGATTTCGACACGTCGGTGCCCGGCGTGTTCGTCGCCGGCGACATGGGGCGCGGCCAGTCGCTGATCGTCTGGGCGATAGCTGAGGGCAGGGCCGCCGCGGCCGCGGCGGACCGCTTCCTGATGGGGACGACCGCGCTGCCTGCGCCGGTCAAGCCCACCGCGGTGCCGCTTCAGTAG
- the gltB gene encoding glutamate synthase large subunit yields MTPKRVGLYNPAFEHDACGVAMVVDMHGRRSRDIVDKAITALLNLEHRGAQGAEPRSGDGAGIMLQVPDAFLREVVDFELPPEGSYATGIAFLPQSSKDAATACAAVEKIAEAEGLTVLGWRNVPIDDSSLGALSRDAMPTFRQVFMAGASGMTLERRAYVVRKRAEHELGTKGPGQDGPGRETVYFPSLSGQTFVYKGMLTTPQLKAFYLDLQDDRLTSALGIVHSRFSTNTFPSWPLAHPFRRVAHNGEINTVTGNENWMRAREALFKTDVFGAEADVEKLFPICTPGASDTARFDEALELLHLGGRSLAHAVLMMIPEAWERNESMDPARRAFYRYHASLMEPWDGPASITFSDGTIIGAVLDRNGLRPSRIWVTEDGLVVMASEAGVLDLDPAKVVRRMRLQPGRMFLVDTAQGRIVSDEEIKAELAAEHPYQEWLDRNLVPLDDLPQGNYKRMPHDRLVKRQQVFGYTYEELNLLVAPMVRSGAEPIGSMGTDTPVAVLSQRPRMLYDYFQQLFAQVTNPPLDAIREEVVTSLQGTTGGERDLLTPTERSCHQIALSQPILRNRELAKLVNLDPEDEVNGRPHGMRSKVIRCLYPVAEGGAGLAAALEDVRAQASAAIADGARVIILSDRESDEKMAPIPSLLAVAGVHHHLVRDRTRTHVGLVVETGDAREVHHMAALVGFGAAAINPYMAFESIEDMLDRGVIEGIDRKTALSNYIKAAGKGVLKVMSKMGISTLASYTGAQLFQAVGISEDVLSEYFTGLSCPIGGITLDDIAADVAARHALAYLDRPDERAHRELEVGGEYQWRREGEYHLFNPETVFKLQHATRTGQYKVFKDYTRLVDDQSERMASLRGLLKFRAGIHPPIPLDEVEPASEIVKRFSTGAMSYGSISAEAHETLAIAMNRLGGRSNCGEGGEDVKRFDRDPNGDWRRSAIKQVASGRFGVTSHYLTNCTDIQIKMAQGAKPGEGGQLPGHKVYPWVAEVRHSTPGVGLISPPPHHDIYSIEDLAQLIHDLKNANPSARVHVKLVSENGVGTVAAGVSKAHADVVLISGHDGGTGATPLTSMKHAGAPWELGLAETQQTLLLNGLRDRIVVQVDGQLKTGRDVMIAALLGAEEFGFATAPLVVSGCIMMRVCHLDTCPVGVATQNPVLRERFTGKPEFVENFFMFIAEEVREYMAQLGFRTINEAVGQVKSLDMTLARAHWKAHRLDLAPVLHEPESAFMNQDLYCSSRQDHGLDKALDQQLIVMSREALDSGKPVRFSTTISNVNRTVGTMLGHEVTKAYGGQGLPDGTIDITFDGSAGNSFGAFVPRGITLRVYGDANDYVGKGLSGGRIVVRPSDDAPQDYVAEDNIIGGNVILFGATSGEAYLRGVVGERFAVRNSGAHAVVEGVGDHGCEYMTGGKVVVLGRTGRNFAAGMSGGVAYIYDPQGEFPGNLNAEMVELESLDEDDYEWLHGMIQAHVDATDSAIGQRILGDWPQHQRHFAKVMPRDYKRVLQAIAEAERDGADVDKAIMAAAHG; encoded by the coding sequence ATGACGCCCAAGCGCGTCGGGTTATACAACCCCGCGTTCGAGCACGACGCGTGCGGGGTTGCCATGGTCGTCGATATGCACGGCCGCCGTAGCCGCGACATTGTGGACAAGGCAATCACTGCGCTGCTGAACCTCGAACACCGGGGTGCCCAGGGCGCCGAGCCTCGCAGCGGTGACGGCGCCGGCATCATGCTTCAGGTCCCGGACGCCTTCCTGCGCGAGGTCGTGGACTTCGAGCTGCCCCCGGAGGGCAGCTATGCCACCGGCATCGCGTTCCTGCCGCAGTCGTCCAAGGACGCGGCCACGGCGTGTGCCGCGGTGGAGAAGATCGCCGAGGCCGAGGGTCTGACGGTGCTGGGCTGGCGCAACGTCCCCATCGACGACTCGTCGCTGGGCGCGCTGTCACGCGACGCGATGCCGACCTTCCGCCAGGTGTTCATGGCGGGCGCATCCGGCATGACGCTCGAGCGCCGTGCCTACGTGGTGCGCAAGCGCGCCGAGCACGAACTGGGTACCAAGGGTCCGGGCCAGGACGGCCCCGGCCGCGAAACCGTGTATTTCCCAAGCCTTTCCGGTCAGACGTTCGTCTACAAGGGCATGCTGACCACGCCGCAGCTCAAGGCGTTTTACCTTGACCTGCAAGACGATCGGCTGACCAGCGCGCTGGGCATCGTGCACTCGCGGTTCTCCACCAACACCTTCCCGTCGTGGCCGCTGGCGCATCCGTTCCGCCGCGTCGCACACAACGGTGAGATCAACACCGTCACCGGCAACGAGAACTGGATGCGGGCCCGCGAGGCCTTGTTCAAGACCGACGTCTTCGGTGCCGAGGCCGACGTCGAGAAGCTGTTCCCGATCTGTACGCCGGGGGCCTCCGACACGGCGCGCTTCGACGAGGCCCTCGAGCTGCTCCACCTGGGCGGGCGCAGCCTGGCCCACGCGGTGCTGATGATGATCCCCGAGGCCTGGGAACGCAACGAGTCGATGGACCCCGCTCGGCGGGCGTTCTACCGGTACCACGCTTCGTTGATGGAGCCGTGGGACGGCCCCGCGTCGATCACGTTCTCCGATGGAACCATCATCGGCGCCGTGCTCGACCGAAATGGCCTGCGCCCCTCGCGAATCTGGGTCACCGAGGACGGCCTGGTGGTCATGGCGTCCGAGGCCGGTGTGCTGGACCTGGACCCGGCCAAGGTGGTCCGCCGGATGCGCCTGCAGCCCGGCCGCATGTTCCTGGTGGACACCGCGCAGGGCCGCATCGTCTCCGACGAGGAGATCAAGGCCGAGCTGGCCGCCGAGCACCCCTACCAGGAGTGGCTGGACCGGAACCTGGTGCCCCTCGACGACCTTCCGCAGGGCAACTACAAGCGGATGCCCCACGACCGACTGGTCAAGCGCCAGCAGGTATTCGGCTACACCTACGAGGAGCTCAACCTCTTGGTGGCGCCGATGGTGCGCAGCGGCGCCGAGCCGATCGGGTCGATGGGCACCGACACCCCGGTCGCGGTGCTCTCGCAGCGGCCCCGGATGCTCTACGACTACTTCCAGCAGCTCTTCGCGCAGGTCACCAACCCGCCGCTGGACGCCATCCGCGAGGAGGTGGTGACCAGCCTGCAGGGCACCACCGGCGGCGAGCGCGACCTGCTCACGCCGACCGAGCGCTCGTGTCACCAGATCGCGCTGTCGCAGCCGATTCTGCGTAACCGGGAGCTGGCGAAGCTGGTCAACCTCGACCCCGAGGACGAGGTCAACGGTCGCCCGCACGGCATGCGTTCCAAGGTGATTCGCTGCCTGTACCCGGTCGCCGAGGGCGGCGCCGGGCTGGCCGCCGCGCTCGAGGACGTGCGCGCGCAGGCGTCGGCGGCGATCGCCGACGGAGCGCGCGTGATCATCCTGTCCGACCGCGAATCCGACGAGAAGATGGCGCCCATCCCGTCGCTGCTCGCGGTGGCGGGGGTGCACCACCACTTGGTGCGCGACCGGACCCGCACCCACGTCGGGCTGGTGGTGGAAACCGGTGACGCGCGCGAGGTGCACCACATGGCCGCGCTGGTGGGCTTCGGTGCGGCGGCGATCAACCCGTACATGGCCTTCGAGTCCATCGAGGACATGCTCGATCGCGGCGTCATCGAAGGCATCGACCGCAAGACGGCGCTGAGCAACTACATCAAGGCCGCCGGCAAGGGCGTGCTCAAAGTCATGTCCAAGATGGGCATTTCGACGTTGGCGTCCTACACGGGTGCCCAGTTGTTCCAGGCGGTCGGCATTTCCGAGGACGTGCTCAGCGAGTACTTCACCGGGCTGAGCTGTCCCATCGGCGGCATCACCCTGGACGACATCGCCGCCGACGTCGCGGCCCGGCACGCGCTGGCCTACCTGGACCGGCCGGACGAGCGGGCGCACCGCGAGCTCGAGGTCGGCGGGGAATACCAGTGGCGCCGCGAGGGCGAGTACCACCTGTTCAACCCCGAGACCGTCTTCAAGCTGCAGCACGCCACCCGCACCGGCCAGTACAAGGTGTTCAAGGATTACACCCGCCTGGTCGACGACCAGAGCGAGCGGATGGCGTCCCTGCGTGGCCTGCTCAAGTTCCGGGCCGGGATCCACCCCCCGATCCCGCTGGACGAAGTCGAGCCCGCCAGCGAGATCGTCAAGCGCTTCTCGACCGGCGCGATGAGCTACGGCTCGATCTCCGCCGAGGCGCACGAGACGCTGGCCATCGCGATGAACCGGCTGGGCGGCCGGTCCAACTGCGGTGAGGGCGGCGAGGACGTCAAGCGGTTCGACCGCGATCCCAACGGCGATTGGCGGCGCAGCGCGATCAAGCAGGTCGCCTCCGGGCGGTTCGGCGTCACGTCGCACTACCTGACGAACTGCACCGACATCCAGATCAAGATGGCCCAAGGTGCGAAACCCGGTGAGGGCGGCCAGCTTCCGGGGCACAAGGTGTACCCGTGGGTCGCCGAGGTTCGGCACTCCACCCCGGGTGTCGGCCTGATCTCGCCGCCGCCGCACCACGACATCTATTCCATCGAGGACCTGGCGCAGCTGATCCACGACCTGAAGAACGCCAACCCGTCCGCGCGGGTGCACGTGAAGCTGGTCTCCGAGAACGGCGTCGGCACGGTGGCCGCGGGGGTGTCCAAGGCCCACGCCGACGTGGTGCTGATCTCCGGGCACGACGGCGGCACCGGTGCGACGCCGCTGACGTCGATGAAGCACGCCGGGGCCCCGTGGGAGCTGGGGCTGGCCGAGACGCAGCAGACGTTGCTGCTCAACGGATTACGCGACCGGATCGTGGTCCAGGTCGACGGCCAGCTCAAGACCGGGCGCGACGTGATGATCGCGGCACTGCTGGGCGCCGAGGAATTCGGCTTCGCCACCGCGCCGCTGGTGGTCTCCGGCTGCATCATGATGCGGGTCTGCCACCTGGACACCTGCCCCGTCGGGGTGGCCACCCAGAACCCGGTGCTGCGCGAGCGCTTCACCGGCAAGCCCGAGTTCGTGGAGAACTTCTTCATGTTCATCGCCGAAGAGGTCCGCGAATACATGGCGCAGTTGGGTTTCCGCACGATCAACGAGGCGGTCGGCCAGGTGAAGTCCTTGGACATGACGCTGGCGCGGGCGCACTGGAAGGCGCACCGGCTGGACCTGGCGCCGGTTCTGCACGAGCCGGAATCGGCGTTCATGAACCAGGACCTGTACTGCAGCTCGCGCCAGGACCACGGCCTGGACAAGGCGCTGGACCAGCAGTTGATCGTGATGAGCCGCGAGGCGCTGGACTCCGGAAAGCCGGTGCGGTTCTCTACCACCATCAGCAACGTCAACCGCACGGTGGGCACCATGCTCGGCCACGAGGTCACCAAAGCCTATGGCGGACAAGGGTTGCCGGACGGCACCATCGACATCACCTTCGACGGCTCGGCGGGTAACAGCTTCGGCGCGTTCGTGCCGCGCGGCATCACGCTGCGCGTCTACGGCGACGCCAACGACTACGTCGGTAAGGGCCTGTCGGGTGGCCGGATCGTGGTGCGGCCGTCCGACGACGCGCCCCAGGACTACGTCGCCGAGGACAACATCATCGGCGGCAACGTGATCCTGTTCGGCGCGACCAGCGGCGAGGCGTACCTGCGCGGCGTGGTCGGCGAGCGGTTCGCGGTGCGGAACTCCGGGGCGCACGCCGTCGTCGAGGGCGTCGGTGACCACGGTTGCGAGTACATGACCGGTGGCAAGGTTGTCGTCCTCGGCCGCACCGGCCGTAACTTCGCGGCGGGCATGTCCGGCGGCGTGGCCTACATTTACGATCCGCAGGGCGAATTCCCAGGCAATCTCAACGCGGAGATGGTCGAGCTCGAGAGCTTGGATGAAGATGACTACGAGTGGTTGCACGGCATGATTCAGGCACACGTTGATGCCACCGATTCCGCTATCGGCCAGCGCATTCTGGGCGACTGGCCGCAACACCAGCGGCACTTCGCCAAGGTGATGCCCCGCGACTACAAGCGGGTGCTGCAGGCCATCGCCGAAGCGGAACGCGACGGCGCGGATGTCGACAAGGCGATCATGGCGGCCGCGCATGGCTGA
- the sigI gene encoding RNA polymerase sigma factor SigI — MNQSPSASDQVSEAWRRHRPYLVNLAYQMLGDIGEAEDIAQEAFLRLSRADAGEIEDTRGWLTVVASRLCLDQVRSARARYERPGDVEDQPAPRRVDPADRVTLDDEIRTALLEVLRRLSPGERVAFVLHDVFGVPFESIAQTVGRPVGTCRQLARRARSKFEAAQPKLADVAPPEHQLVTEKFIAACANGDLQALAAVLDPTVWGVGTILADPAPPPQINHGPDAVATNLLRYLWPDVTLVSGPVGAPVLLAFSERRLFAVIVLTIRESRVCKIEAIADPSARA, encoded by the coding sequence ATGAACCAGTCGCCGTCCGCCAGCGATCAGGTCAGCGAGGCCTGGCGCCGGCATCGCCCGTACCTGGTCAACCTCGCCTACCAGATGCTGGGCGACATCGGGGAGGCCGAAGACATTGCGCAAGAGGCCTTTCTGCGGCTTTCGCGGGCCGACGCCGGCGAGATCGAGGACACCCGCGGCTGGCTGACGGTGGTGGCGAGCCGCCTCTGCCTCGACCAGGTGCGCTCGGCCCGTGCCCGCTACGAGCGCCCCGGCGACGTCGAAGACCAACCCGCGCCGCGCCGCGTCGACCCGGCCGACCGGGTCACCCTCGACGACGAGATCCGCACCGCGCTCCTCGAAGTCTTGCGCAGGCTCAGTCCCGGTGAACGGGTCGCCTTCGTGCTGCACGACGTATTCGGCGTCCCGTTCGAATCGATCGCCCAGACCGTGGGCCGCCCGGTCGGCACCTGCCGTCAGCTGGCGCGCCGCGCACGGTCCAAATTCGAAGCGGCGCAACCGAAGTTGGCCGACGTCGCCCCGCCCGAGCACCAGTTGGTCACCGAAAAGTTCATCGCCGCATGCGCCAACGGCGACCTCCAGGCGCTGGCCGCGGTCCTGGATCCGACCGTGTGGGGCGTGGGCACGATTCTCGCGGATCCGGCCCCGCCACCGCAGATCAACCACGGGCCGGATGCGGTGGCCACCAACCTGTTGCGCTACCTGTGGCCGGACGTGACCTTGGTCAGCGGCCCGGTCGGGGCGCCGGTACTGCTGGCCTTCAGCGAGCGCCGCCTGTTCGCCGTCATCGTGCTGACGATCCGCGAATCCCGGGTGTGCAAGATCGAGGCCATCGCCGACCCTTCGGCACGGGCCTAG